A genomic region of Ferrimicrobium acidiphilum DSM 19497 contains the following coding sequences:
- a CDS encoding type 1 glutamine amidotransferase, translating to MTVRIISLFPDVLGTYGDQGNARILAHLVELAGRVPELVSVGINDEVPTDGDIYLLGGGEDGPQALAARRLAEGSPLHRVVEQERPILAVCAGYQVLGRSFAVGESTLPGLGLLPVDSLRAPGRMVGEVLGTPLIGVGQSLITGFENHGAMTILDEGCQPLAKVHEGNGNGQDGYDGIVYGPIVASYLHGPILARNPGIALWLLDRIGIASEEVPGSHWALYAERAHAKAGALWRGKH from the coding sequence ATGACGGTAAGGATTATCTCTCTTTTTCCGGATGTGCTCGGAACCTATGGCGACCAAGGGAATGCGCGAATCCTTGCCCACTTGGTCGAGCTTGCCGGTCGTGTGCCCGAATTAGTCTCGGTGGGCATCAACGATGAGGTCCCTACTGATGGTGATATCTACCTACTCGGTGGTGGGGAAGATGGCCCGCAGGCTCTGGCTGCCAGACGTCTGGCCGAGGGCTCCCCTCTGCATCGTGTGGTTGAGCAGGAGCGTCCGATACTGGCCGTCTGCGCCGGTTATCAAGTGTTGGGGCGCAGCTTTGCCGTCGGGGAGTCAACTTTGCCGGGCCTCGGTCTGTTGCCGGTCGATAGCCTAAGAGCACCCGGGCGTATGGTTGGCGAGGTTCTTGGAACACCGTTGATCGGGGTGGGGCAGTCGTTGATTACCGGTTTTGAGAATCACGGAGCGATGACGATTCTAGATGAAGGATGCCAGCCATTGGCGAAGGTGCACGAGGGCAATGGCAACGGCCAGGACGGATATGACGGTATCGTCTATGGTCCTATTGTCGCTAGCTACCTACATGGGCCGATACTTGCTCGTAACCCGGGGATCGCGCTGTGGCTCTTGGATCGGATCGGTATCGCCTCCGAGGAGGTCCCGGGTAGTCACTGGGCGCTATACGCTGAGCGCGCTCATGCTAAAGCGGGGGCGCTATGGAGGGGCAAGCATTAA
- a CDS encoding IS1634 family transposase, which translates to MYIRSVDTKAKTGATYTKYQLVESYRTENGPRQKIILTLTDLDLEKPLWPALARVISDRLSGVESIFDEDPKIAHYADMVMTKLSVKSEITTSDSRRDSEADFERVDLNTAATTKVRSLGPELIGERFYDLLGCEEILANAGLPAKVLPIAKAVILARLIHPGSDLATYRWIRDNSSFVELAGIEIAKFTKDQVYEVADALYGVKDEIERALFRSSSTLFPTDETLFLFDLTNTYFEGNAKANTLAKYGHSKEKRYDCALVSLALVVDARGLPIYSEIYEGSVSEPRTLADVLAHLEELRGETLFAGVTPTIIMDRGIATADNVSLCIEKELNYVVIERANKASLYKEHFRSLEGFVEVTDANGSAVGLKKLQEGQTSVVLCSSVGRKNKETGIASQASTRFLADIERLKRSIARGAVVKTQLVSERIGRIKAKYPSVAGNYDFSLSYHEDHGKVIKRSRVDRVIDLTITEKPTKTGNDYLRGAYVIETSHNELTEAEIWNLYMTLTRVENTFRSLKNDLGLRPVYHQLATRTAAHLFISVLGYHLLSAIELTLRSNDDTRSWSTIKEQVSTHARTTMVLTSDEGIVNHIRVSSVPEPTQRKIYSLLGVRDPLKRTKTIATRL; encoded by the coding sequence ATGTACATCCGCTCAGTTGATACCAAGGCCAAGACCGGTGCAACATATACCAAGTATCAACTCGTCGAGTCATATAGAACTGAGAATGGTCCAAGACAGAAGATCATCTTGACCCTCACTGATCTAGATCTCGAGAAGCCTCTCTGGCCAGCTCTAGCTCGGGTGATTAGTGACCGCCTATCTGGGGTGGAGTCGATCTTTGACGAGGATCCAAAGATCGCTCACTATGCCGACATGGTGATGACCAAGCTCAGTGTGAAGAGCGAGATCACTACAAGTGATAGCAGACGAGACAGTGAGGCGGACTTTGAACGTGTTGATCTAAATACCGCCGCAACCACAAAGGTACGGAGCCTTGGTCCAGAGCTCATTGGGGAGAGGTTCTATGATCTCCTCGGTTGCGAAGAGATCCTGGCGAATGCAGGGCTACCTGCGAAGGTACTCCCGATCGCCAAGGCTGTCATTCTCGCTCGTCTCATCCATCCAGGCTCTGACCTTGCTACCTACAGGTGGATCCGGGATAACTCCTCATTTGTCGAGCTGGCTGGTATTGAGATCGCAAAGTTTACCAAAGACCAGGTGTATGAGGTCGCTGACGCACTCTATGGGGTAAAGGACGAGATCGAGAGAGCGCTCTTTCGCTCCTCGTCCACTCTGTTTCCAACTGATGAGACCCTCTTCCTCTTTGACCTGACCAATACCTACTTCGAGGGCAATGCCAAGGCCAATACCCTTGCTAAGTATGGCCACTCCAAGGAGAAGCGCTACGACTGTGCGCTTGTCTCACTTGCCCTCGTGGTTGATGCAAGAGGATTGCCCATCTACTCCGAGATCTATGAGGGTAGTGTCTCAGAACCAAGGACTTTAGCTGATGTTTTGGCCCACCTCGAGGAGTTGAGAGGAGAGACGCTCTTTGCTGGGGTTACCCCTACCATCATCATGGACCGCGGTATCGCAACTGCTGACAACGTTTCACTCTGTATCGAGAAAGAGCTCAACTACGTCGTTATCGAACGAGCCAACAAGGCGAGTCTCTACAAAGAACACTTCCGCTCTCTAGAGGGATTCGTAGAGGTCACCGATGCCAACGGTTCAGCTGTTGGACTAAAGAAGCTCCAAGAGGGCCAAACCAGTGTGGTTCTGTGCTCATCTGTAGGGAGAAAGAATAAAGAAACGGGGATCGCCAGTCAAGCTAGCACCAGGTTTCTAGCTGACATCGAACGATTGAAGCGCTCTATCGCCAGGGGTGCGGTGGTAAAGACCCAACTCGTCTCAGAGAGGATCGGACGCATCAAGGCTAAGTACCCAAGTGTTGCCGGTAACTACGACTTTTCGCTCAGCTACCACGAGGATCATGGCAAGGTCATAAAGCGGAGTCGAGTAGACCGGGTCATAGATCTCACCATTACTGAAAAGCCGACCAAGACGGGTAACGACTACCTACGTGGTGCCTACGTAATAGAGACGAGTCACAACGAACTCACAGAAGCCGAGATCTGGAATCTCTATATGACCTTAACCAGAGTCGAGAATACCTTTCGGTCCCTAAAGAACGATCTTGGCCTTCGTCCCGTCTATCACCAGCTAGCAACGAGAACCGCTGCTCACCTGTTCATCTCGGTACTTGGCTATCATCTCCTCAGCGCTATTGAGCTCACCTTGCGATCTAACGATGACACCAGGAGTTGGTCGACGATTAAAGAACAGGTCTCTACCCACGCTAGGACCACCATGGTGTTGACTAGTGACGAGGGGATCGTCAATCACATACGGGTCTCCTCTGTCCCAGAGCCAACACAGCGCAAGATCTATTCTCTTCTTGGGGTCAGGGACCCCCTGAAGCGCACAAAGACAATTGCCACGCGTTTGTAG
- a CDS encoding MFS transporter gives MTEALGPGRRDRRPWLRLRSSNFGLHRLLLAQGGSFLGDGLVLAAFPLIAVHVSRTPAAVAGVGLAATLPQLLVALPAGLATDRAERRTTMARAAMLAAVALATLAVLLDSVPVGLAVLDLVTFVVGSAQVLIAATGSALLPQVVGSDGLERANAWLFSMQHAVGSLGGPPLAGVLVAVGLVAPMWTAAGCYALAAVVLASSGTAFHGSDAKRASSLRADVVEGLKLVVGHRQLRAFMATTAIANVASEGVLVVLVLYAVAPGPLELSGVGYGLLLSCFAVGGITGAAATKRLRRVGRGKLLAGSVLAIAVGLAGPGMLVDPYSAGLALAIAGFGVGCYNVTTVSFRQRVVPAAILGRATAAYRLVALGAVPLGAVLGGVSAKLLGLRGSFLAAGALTLLCLAGIAAVSEGALRSAES, from the coding sequence GTGACGGAGGCGCTCGGTCCGGGGCGGCGGGACCGTCGCCCCTGGCTGAGGCTACGCTCCTCGAACTTCGGTCTTCACCGTCTCCTGTTAGCTCAGGGCGGGTCGTTTCTGGGTGACGGTCTGGTGCTGGCGGCGTTCCCGCTGATCGCTGTGCACGTGTCTCGCACGCCAGCTGCGGTAGCTGGAGTCGGACTAGCGGCGACGCTGCCGCAGCTCCTTGTCGCTCTGCCCGCAGGGCTGGCCACCGATCGGGCCGAGCGCCGGACGACGATGGCTCGTGCTGCGATGCTAGCTGCAGTCGCCTTAGCGACTCTGGCCGTGTTGCTCGACTCGGTTCCGGTCGGCCTTGCCGTGCTCGACTTGGTGACGTTCGTGGTCGGCAGTGCTCAAGTGCTCATCGCCGCGACCGGCTCCGCACTGCTTCCCCAGGTGGTGGGCTCGGACGGCCTGGAGCGTGCGAACGCCTGGCTGTTCTCCATGCAGCACGCGGTGGGAAGTCTCGGTGGCCCGCCGCTAGCCGGGGTCCTGGTGGCGGTCGGGCTCGTCGCGCCGATGTGGACTGCTGCGGGCTGCTACGCGCTCGCTGCGGTGGTGCTCGCCAGTTCTGGCACCGCCTTCCACGGGAGCGACGCCAAGCGAGCCTCGAGCCTTCGCGCAGATGTGGTCGAGGGATTGAAGCTCGTGGTTGGTCATCGCCAGCTACGTGCGTTTATGGCGACGACCGCAATTGCGAACGTAGCCTCCGAGGGTGTCTTGGTGGTGCTGGTGCTCTACGCGGTGGCACCGGGACCGCTAGAACTATCCGGAGTCGGCTACGGCCTGCTGCTGTCGTGCTTCGCCGTGGGAGGGATTACGGGCGCCGCCGCCACCAAGCGCCTCCGGAGGGTCGGACGAGGCAAGCTGCTCGCCGGGTCAGTACTCGCCATCGCCGTCGGCCTCGCCGGCCCGGGGATGCTCGTCGACCCCTACAGCGCAGGGTTAGCCTTGGCGATCGCTGGGTTCGGCGTTGGGTGCTACAACGTGACCACCGTCAGCTTCCGCCAGCGGGTGGTACCCGCTGCGATCCTCGGTCGAGCTACCGCCGCGTATAGGCTGGTTGCGTTGGGAGCGGTGCCGCTTGGCGCAGTGCTTGGTGGAGTAAGCGCCAAGCTCCTTGGTTTGCGAGGGAGCTTCCTTGCTGCTGGAGCGCTCACCTTGCTCTGTCTGGCTGGGATCGCCGCCGTCTCTGAAGGTGCCCTGCGTTCGGCTGAGAGCTGA